CCGCGTTGGGGGGTCACACGGGGGGAAACGACCCCagcggaaaaaaggcaaaaagtgAAGAGAGTGAAAGGAGAGATAAGACGGGGGCCTCCCGCAATAGCGTCAGCGTGGACCATATCGGGGGGGTCGCAAATGACGAGGTGGAACGAGCCCAAGATGAgctaaggaaaaaaaaaaaaaaaaaaaaaagcacgaaagggggggaagacgcaCTTAAAGGGAGCCCCGAAGGGGACGCAAATGGATCGAACGACCAACCTGGCACAGACAAGGAGGAGCTACaacagaaaaaggaagaggaagctgcAAACGGGAGAGGAAGACGGGACAACCAGAGGGAACAGCCAACCCTAGGGGAGCATCAAACCATGGCGAACTACCCAGAGACGAATCTGTACAGGCACATTCCCGCGAAGGACACCCTCATGCTGCTGTTCCTAACTCATTGCATAAAATTGAACATGCTAAATGTCTTGATGTTTATTCACGAGAATCGGCGCAAGTTCCTAACGCAGTCGTCCTTGGACACGCCTCTGTACAGGCAGCTGATCATCCGCGCGCTCTTTGCAGTGGGAGGTGGGCCCAAAGGGGCGCTTCGAAGGAGGTATCCGCGCGGCCCTCACTGGGTTGCGTCGGCCTCCAGCTGCAGCTGCAGCTACAGCTACACCTTCAcattgcttctccccccctgcagaatTCGCCAAATGTGTGGAAGCGATAGAGGAGACGGGCGAGCACCTGCGCAACCTGGACGTGCTGTACATCTACGCGCAGAGCTCGTATAAGCTCGGCGACTACCCGAAGTGTGTGGGCCTACTGAGGCGGTACTTGCCCCTGTGTAGACTGAAGAACATCCGCGTGAGGATACACCTGCAGCTGAGTAAAATTTACCTCTCCCTTGGCCAATTTGAAGACAGCAAAAATGAGGCTAAGAATTCGCAGCAGGTGTGCGCAACTAGCTATTCTTATCTCTACTTGGCTTATtactatttaaaaagaagaagaaaataccTGCACGCGTACAGGCTCTTGTACAAGTCCAACGAAATGAACCTCTTCAGCCACAAACTGTGGGCTTATCTATGCATGGCGTTTTTGCACCTCGGCATGCGGGTAGGTGTCCATCCCTTTGTGTCGACGTAGGCTTCTAATCGGGGGAGCTGCCCCGTTGTGCGTTTTCTCTCTTCCCCCCGATAGGTGGAgggagagtaaaaaaaacgaaagaggTCATTTtaccttcccccccttggggccGACCCCAATCCCTGCAGGACCAAGCTGATAAATGTGTAGGCAACTTTATAAAGATGAACAAATACGACCAGGCGATTATCTCCGAAATGGTGGAGGCTTACAAGGAGGTTGGGTACGAGGAGGGGGGGCAGGTCTTGTTAACCCtgcctgcagggggggggtaacTCTGCTTTGCAGGGGAGATTCGAAAAAGTGCGATGAATTTGTGCGGCCAATTTGCGGCCATTTGAGGGCCCATTTTGTGGCCATTTTGCGGGCTGCCCCTTCCTGGgtccctccccccgctgcgctcaaggaaaacaaaaggaCCGGGCTTCCCATGGAGAGCAAATTTCTCGtaggggggagagaagctCATAAGAGCCACCCCAATTGAAGTCATCCAAAACACGcacatgtgaaaaaaaaaaaaaaaaaaaaaaatctgaacAGTGTAACTTAGCAAAAAAATCGCTGTCAAAGTAATAATTGTgtgtagattttttttttttttttttgtccctatTTCTATCGCCCCCTTCTAATGTCACAAAGAGGAAACAAGCGAAggaacttttttctttttttcccctgcatATATCTCatttgaaaagaaagaagctACATTTCGCAGATTGGAATTACCAACTGGTTGGGCAATTTTGGCGAAAAGAGGGCCAACCCCACatttctcacttttttttcttgcaaaggtgtgtgtggggggaacTACCAGAACAGTCGTCGTCTCTACCATCTTGTGTTACCGCTAACACTGGGGACGATGCAAACGAGCAGCAGTCGTAACGTGAGAGCACTTCTGTCGAAATAATCGACGTTTGCTTGTACATGTGTTGGAATAGATTTCCCACTCGCTTTATAGAGAGAGGGCGGTGATGGTTAGGTATCCGTGCGGGGTGGCGACTACTTCATCGCGTGGCAAGAGGGTTCAGTGCAGAGGACCACGGGCGTCTCCATCGGTGTGTTAGCCCCGCTTCGCAAAATGGTCCAGGGGCAGCTCAGGCGCGAAAAGGCACTCCAGTGAGAAAGGAAAGTCCAATCCGGCCCACCGCAAGCAAGCGGCAGGAATAGGAGGCAAAGCAAGCCAAGCAACGGGAGCGCCGCAAAACCATGCGCGGCCGCCCCCCAAAATGATTAAAAGCGGGTGTGGAAATCAAAACGGGAAGAACGCAGTTGGGTACCTCATCCTCGTGCTAACCTACGTGCTTGTATCTGCGCTGTTATCATTATACTGCCTAGTCAGGAGGGCAAAGGGGGAGTTGCAAAGGTGTCGCCCCATAATCTGGCAGCTGTGCCGATCGAAATTTTGGCAGCTGTGCCGACCGAAAACCTGGCAGCTGTGCCGACCGAATACACTTCTTAAGAAAGCGATCAACAGAGTGTTCACCTCATGCAAGTGGTCCGATCGGAAGAGGCCCTACACCTGTGCGGATATCCTCCAAGGAGTTGCCAACCTTCTTAAGCAACGCAGATGGACCGCATCCGATGCAAAAGAAGGAAGCGCCAAAACGCCAAAGCATGTTTATATCGTTTTAAAAACGAGCGACGTTATTATACTCCTGGGGGAGAACAAACTTTCGCCCTACCTGGTGAACATTGCTGTGTGTCTGTACGAGCACAAGGTGGCACATGTGAGCATCTACGTGGCTGATTACCTTTTCGACTCTGTCTTTTTTGATGGCTTAACGCGTGGGTTGCACGGGCAAGGGTTCTTGATGAGCgcctccccagggggggcacACGAATTCACCGTATCGAAGCCCTCCCCACAGCAGACGCCCCACACGCTCCACCTAAAGTTCGCGAACAAAGCGAACGCGCACAACAAGCTCATCGACGCAGCGGAAGGAAGCAACATCACCTCAGAAGGGGGAGTATTAACGGGCGCACGCTGCCACCCCGTGTGCAATAAAACTGTGGAGGGATTAATAAAAGCAATTTTGGATTTTAGCAAAAGAAGCTTCTTagcagaaaaggggaaaacactCCAGTGTGTTTGCTACGTTGTGTTTCTTCTCCTCACCGAGGTGAAACAAATGAGCATTACCCATTTGAAGCGAGTCCTCCCATCCTTGCACAAGAAGGTAGAGTGGTTCGCGACGCACATTGTAGAATGCgcccatcatttttttacacctttgggggggttGTACTCTCCAGTGGGCACAGGCCAAAGCAGCCTTTGGGGAAATACCCCATCACAGGAGAAGGGAGAAAACATGCCCCGTGTTAATTGTGCCGTGGAAGAAGTACAGAGGGATAACCTCCATggcagcgaaaaaaaagaacccaaAGGAGATACCAAAATAACACTTGTCCTTTTGAATGAGATTTTCAAAAACTCTATTGTGAAGGACCAACAGGCAATAGACACCTTAAAGCAGTTAGTACAGAACAACATCCCTCTGTATGTGCAACCCGTTTGCAATGACATTTTTGGGGCTTCTTTTAAGGGCACCCAAGTCGACGTGGTTCTCTCCTTAAGAATGGGACTCGCTGATTATTTGGCTTATGCCCTCGCGCGCTACCGGAATGGGGGGGGCTTTCCACAGAACCCCTCACTGGAGCACCTCCCACATGGGAACCCCCCACCGGAGCACCTCCTGCACTTTTTGAAGGACTATTtgagttcccttttttttttgtacaacaTTATTCACCCCTTTGAGAAGGACGGGATCCAGCCTTGGGTTTTGTCCAGCGCGGAGGTTTATGAGTTTTTCGACTACGGCGTTGCGTCCGTGCGGCAGGCGCTGGCATACTACGCCCGTTCCCTGCAGCGCCACGGCTGCTGACGCGCCGCGCGGGGAGGCGGGTGTGTGCACGTGTACGTagtatgtgtgcatgtggtatgtatgcatgtggTATGTATGCggtatgtatgcatgcatgtatgtattttttttttttcttctttttttcttccttttcacccGTGCCGAGTTTGCGAGCGCGCGCCCCCCGCGACAACATCATCTTCGCGCAGTAACCATCTGTCGAGCTGCACCAGCAGACCACACGAATGGTGCCTAGCGCTCCACTTTAGGAACCTCCCCCATCACACATATCATGCGGCCAACTGTTCCGTGTGGCGGACTTGTTCCGCGTGAGTCGCACCCCAGGAGGTACATGTCATTTAAGATTTACCATTTGCCGCCTGCGGGAGACGCAACACGTGCTCACCTTCGTCAAGGAGCGTGCCGCGATTGAAGCACTACTCCTCG
Above is a genomic segment from Plasmodium vivax chromosome 5, whole genome shotgun sequence containing:
- a CDS encoding hypothetical protein, conserved (encoded by transcript PVX_089380A; Apicoplast targeted protein. Curated by Stuart Ralph, Walter and Eliza Hall Institute of Medical Research, Australia.), with amino-acid sequence MIKSGCGNQNGKNAVGYLILVLTYVLVSALLSLYCLVRRAKGELQRCRPIIWQLCRSKFWQLCRPKTWQLCRPNTLLKKAINRVFTSCKWSDRKRPYTCADILQGVANLLKQRRWTASDAKEGSAKTPKHVYIVLKTSDVIILLGENKLSPYLVNIAVCLYEHKVAHVSIYVADYLFDSVFFDGLTRGLHGQGFLMSASPGGAHEFTVSKPSPQQTPHTLHLKFANKANAHNKLIDAAEGSNITSEGGVLTGARCHPVCNKTVEGLIKAILDFSKRSFLAEKGKTLQCVCYVVFLLLTEVKQMSITHLKRVLPSLHKKVEWFATHIVECAHHFFTPLGGLYSPVGTGQSSLWGNTPSQEKGENMPRVNCAVEEVQRDNLHGSEKKEPKGDTKITLVLLNEIFKNSIVKDQQAIDTLKQLVQNNIPLYVQPVCNDIFGASFKGTQVDVVLSLRMGLADYLAYALARYRNGGGFPQNPSLEHLPHGNPPPEHLLHFLKDYLSSLFFLYNIIHPFEKDGIQPWVLSSAEVYEFFDYGVASVRQALAYYARSLQRHGC